Within Dysgonomonas sp. HDW5A, the genomic segment GTCCAACTGATGAAAAAGAGCATCGTGCGTTGCATGGTCTTTACAGATCGTTGATAAATAACATGGTTATTGGAGTTTCTGAAGGATATCGTAAAGAGTTAGAATTAGTAGGGGTTGGTTATCGTGCATCTAATGCAGGACAACAATTAGACCTTTCTCTAGGTTATACTCACAACATTCATATGTTGTTACCAAAAGAGATAATCATAGAAACTAAATCTGAGAGAAATAAGAATCCTCTAATCATTTTAGAATCTTGCGATAAAGAGCTTATCGGTATGGTGTGTGCTAAAATCCGTTCATTCCGTAAACCAGAACCTTATAAAGGTAAAGGTATTCGTTTTGTGGGTGAAGTTATACGTCGTAAGTCTGGTAAATCGGCAGGTAAATAATTTACGTAAACTGTAAAAATCATGACAACGAAGACAGATAGAAGAAATAAGATAAAGTTAGATGTACGTAGTAAAATACAAGGTACAACTGAACGTCCACGTTTGACAGTTTTCAGAAGTAACAAGCAAATTTATGCTCAGGTTATCGACGATTTAACTGGAAAAACTCTAGCTTCTGCTTCTTCTCTTAAATTGAGTGAAAAAGCTCCTAAGAAAGAGATTGCGGCTAAAGTAGGTGAACTAGTAGCTAAGGCTGCTCAAGAAGCAGGCATTACATCTGTAGTATTTGACCGAAATGGTTATTTATACCACGGTAGAGTTAAAGAAATGGCAGATGCTGCCCGTAAAGGTGGACTTAAATTTTAATACAAATGGCAGGAATTAATAATAAAGTAAAATCGACCAACGATATCGAACTGAAGGACAGATTGGTGGCTATCAATCGTGTTACAAAAGTAACAAAGGGTGGTCGTACGTTCAGTTTCGCAGCTATCGTCGTTGTAGGTAACGAAGATGGTATAGTTGGTTGGGGCCTAGGTAAAGCCGGTGAGGTGACTACAGCCATTGCCAAAGGAGTTGAAGCTGCTAAGAAAAACCTGATCAAAGTTCCGGTTTTGAAAGGAACTATCCCTCACGAACAAGTTGCTCGTTTTGGAGGATCAGAAGTTTTCATCAAACCAGCTTCTCCCGGTACAGGAGTAAAAGCAGGAGGTGCGATGCGTGCTGTGCTTGAAAGTGTTGGTGTAACTGACGTTCTTGCAAAATCTAAAGGTTCTTCTAACCCTCACAACTTAGTGAAGGCTACAATTGAAGCTTTAGGTGAACTAAGAGATGCGTATACTGTTGCTCAAAACAGAGGAGTGTCTATGGAAAAAGTGTTTAAAGGTTAATTTGCAAGAAAACAAAATTATGGCAACAATTAAAATTAAACAAGTTAGAAGCAGAATCAATAGCCCTATTGATCAAAAGAGAACATTAGATGCTCTAGGGTTGAGAAAATTGAATAGAGTGGTTGAACATCCAGATAATCCAGCAATAAGAGGGATGATCGAGAAAGTAAAGCACTTAGTTTCTATAGTAGAGTAATAATCTAGTAAAAGATAAAAAATCTAAGCATATGAATTTATCGAATTTAAAACCTGCTGAAGGTGCTACTAAAACAAGAAAAAGAATCGGTCGTGGTACCGGATCGGGTTTAGGTGGTACTTCTACAAGAGGTCATAAAGGTGCTAAGTCTAGATCGGGTTATTCAAAGAAGATCGGTTTTGAAGGAGGTCAAATGCCTATCCAACGTCGTCTTCCTAAATATGGCTTTAAAAATATCAACCGTGTTGAATATAAAGCTATTAATTTGAATGTACTTCAAGATTTGGCTGATGCTCAAAAACTAACAAAAATTGATATTCAAACTCTGATCAATGCTGGTTTTGTTTCATCTAAGCACTTAGTGAAGATTTTAGGTAATGGAGCATTAACTGTAAAGTTAGATGTTGAAGCTCATTCTTTCTCTAAGTCAGCAGAGGCTGCTATTATAGCAGTAGGTGGAACCGCAACAAAACTGAAGTAAGATGGGATTTGTAAAAACAATAGAAAATATATGGAAGATTGAGGATCTGCGCAAACGGATTCTCACTACTTTCTTTTTCGTAGTGATCTATCGTTTTGGTACACATGTTGTGTTGCCGGGCGTAAATCCAGCGGATTTGGAAGCTCTTCGCCACAGTGCATCCGGAGGATTATTAGGCTTGCTTGATATGTTTTCTGGTGGTGCTTTTGCAAATGCTTCTATTTTTGCATTGGGTATTATGCCTTATATCTCAGCTTCGATTGTAATCCAGCTGTTGGGTATAGCACTACCGTACTTTCAAAAACTACAAAAAGAAGGAGAAAGTGGACGTAATAAGCTTAACCAATATACTCGTTATCTGACATTAGTGATACTTCTATTTCAAGGCCCTGCCTATTTGCTAGGTGCTTTGCAAGGAGCTGCTCCTGGAGGATTCTGGAGTTTTCTATTGCCTTCAACCATCATTTTGGCAGGCGGTAGTATGTTTGTACTATGGTTAGGTGAGCGTATCACCGATAAAGGTATTGGAAACGGTATTTCGTTTATAATACTAGTTGGTATTATTGCTCGATTGCCTCATGCTTTGGTTGGAGAGTTTACTTCCCGTCTGAGTGATAGTGCTGGTGGTCTGATCGTATTTTTGCTTGAAATAGTATTTTTACTTTTTGTTATTGCAATGGCAATACTTCTTGTACAAGGTACTCGCAAGATACCGGTACAGTATGCAAAACGTATCGTTGGCAATAAACAATATGGTGGTGCACGTCAGTATATCCCATTAAAAGTAAATGCTGCCAACGTGATGCCTATCATTTTCGCTCAAGCGATTATGTTTATCCCTGTTGCTGTGGCTGGATTTACAACTGCAGATAAATCTGGATGGTTCATGCGTTCTATGACTGATAATACCAGTTGGTTATATTGCCTTATATTTGCTTTTTTAATTATAGCATTTACATGGTTTTATACTGCGGTTACTATCAATCCAATACAAATGGCTGATGAATTAAAAAGAAATAATGGATTTATTCCCGGAATTAAACCTGGAAAGAAAACGGCTGATTATATAGACCTTATTATGTCTCGTATAACTCTACCCGGTTCATTATTCTTGGCTCTAGTTGCTATCTTACCTGCTTTTGCAAGTTTGATTGGAATTAGTAAAGAATTTTCTCACTTTTTCGGTGGTACTTCTTTATTGATTTTGGTTGGGGTAGTATTGGATACTTTACAACAAATCGAAAGTCACTTGTTGATGAGACATTATGATGGTTTGTTGAAGTCAGGTAGAATAAAAGGTCGTTCAGGATCAATTGCGGCATATTAAGTAAGTTTAGTATAGATCAATGATTTTCCTAAAAACAGAAGAAGAAATAGAATTAATGCGTGAGAGTAACCGCTTGGTTGGTATGACTCTAGGCGAAGTTGCCAAACATATCAAGCCGGGGGTTACTACACTGCATTTAGATAAAATAGCTGAAGAATTTATCAGAAGTCATGGAGCAATTCCATCTTTTAAAGGCTATAAGGGTGCACCGGGTACAATTGATTTTACTGGGAGTATATGTGCTTCGGTGAATGATGTTGTAGTGCATGGTATACCTGGAGGTTATGTTCTTAAAGACGGAGATATAATATCAGTTGATTGCGGAACTGAAAAGAATGGTTTTTGTGGAGATTCAGCCTATACTTTTTGTGTAGGAGAGGTTTCTGAAGAAGCGAAAGCTTTATTGAGAGCTACTAAGGAATCTTTATATAAAGGTATAGAAAAGGCCATCGAAGGTAATCGTATCGGAGATATTAGTGAAGCCGTTCAGTCTCATTGTGAAAAACTGCGATATTCGGTAGTACGTGAATTAGTTGGTCATGGTATCGGTCGTAAGATGCATGAAGCTCCCGAAGTTCCTAATTATGGAAGACGAGGAACTGGTCCTTTATTAAAAAAAGGAATGTGTATTGCTATTGAGCCAATGATTAATCAAGGAAGTAAGAATGTTGTGTTTGAAAGCGATGGATGGACAGTAAGAACAAAGGATAGAAAACTATCAGCTCATTTCGAACATACAGTTTCGATTCGAGAAGGTAAAGCTGATATCTTATCTACGTTCGAGTTTATTGAGGCTGTGTTAGGAAATAACGGAATCTAATTTAATTTTTTATGGCTAAACAAGCATCAATAGAACAAGATGGCGTAATTGTAGAAGCATTGTCTAATGCAATGTTTCGTGTAGAGTTAGAAAATGGACATGAAATTACTGCACATATTTCGGGTAAAATGCGTATGCATTACATTAAAATACTACCAGGAGATAAAGTGCGAGTTGAAATGTCTCCATATGATTTGACTAAAGGTCGAATCTCTTTCAGATACAAATAAAAAAACAAGATATGAAAGTAAGAGCATCATTAAAGAAGCGTACTGGTGATTGTAAAATTGTCAGAAGAAAAGGTCGCTTATACGTAATAAACAAAAAAAACCCTAAGTACAAACAACGTCAGGGATAATTTACTAATTTTGCAAAAATAATCAAGTATATGGCTATAAGAATAGTTGGTGTCGATTTACCGCAAAATAAGAGAGGCGAAATTGCCTTGACATATATATATGGTATCGGACGTAGTAATTCTAATAAAATTTTAGAACAAGCAGGTGTTGATAGAAATCTTAAAGTAAAAGATTGGACAGATGAACAAGCGGGAACAATCCGTGAATTAATCTCAAGTCAATTTAAAGTTGAAGGAGATTTGAGATCTGAAGTTCAGTTGAACATTAAGCGCCTAATGGATATCGGTTGTTACCGTGGTATTCGTCACCGTATTGGCTTACCTCTAAGAGGACAAAGCACTAAAAATAACGCTCGTACACGCAAGGGCAAAAAGAAAACTGTTGCAAACAAGAAAAAGGCTACAAAATAATAGTTTGATATGGCAAAAAAAACAGTCGCAGCTAAAAAAAGAAACGTTAAAGTGGATGCAAACGGACAAGTTCATGTGCATTCTTCATTTAACAATATTATTATTTCGATTACAAACAGCGAAGGTCAAGTGATCAGCTGGTCATCTGCAGGTAAAATGGGTTTTAGAAGTTCTAAGAAAAACACCCCTTATGCAGCTCAAATGGCAGCGTCAGATTGTGCTAAAGTAGCATATGACCTAGGCTTGAGAAAAGTGAAAGTGTTTGTAAAGGGTCCAGGAAACGGGCGTGAGTCTGCAATCCGTACAATACATGGTGCAGGAATAGAGGTGTCAGAAATAGTTGACGTTACTCCACTTCCTCATAATGGATGTCGTCCTCCAAAACACAGAAGAGTTTAATCCCAATTTCTAAGTTAGAAACATGAGTTGTGATTGATTGCAAGTAACCCTCTCTGTAATCGCGGCTGCACAATTCTCGCTTCTTTTTAATGTTTTAATTTTAAAAAAATGGCAAGATATACAGGACCAAAATCAAGAATAGCCCGTAAATTCGGTGAGCCTATCTTCGGACCAGATAAAGTTCTTTCTAGAAAGAACTATCCTCCCGGACAACATGGTAATGGTAGAAAGAAAAAGACTTCTGAATATGGTATTCAGTTGCGTGAAAAACAAAAAGCTAAATATACTTACGGAGTATTGGAAAAACAATTCCGTAACTTGTTTGAAAAAGCTGCAAGTGCTCGTGGTATTACAGGTGAGGTTTTATTACAATTCCTAGAATCAAGACTTGACAACGTTGTATTCCGCTTGGGTATAGCTCCTACAAGAGCTGCTGCCCGTCAGTTGGTTTCACACCGTCATATTTTGGTAGAGGGTAAAATTGTTAATATACCATCATATTCTGTTAAACCAGGACAAATAATATCTGTTCGCGAAAAATCAAAATCTTTAGAGGTTATTGATAATGCTTTATCTGGATTCAACCACAGCAAATATCCTTGGATAGAGTGGGACAATTCATCTAAATCAGGTAAATATTTGCACTTACCTGAAAGAGCAGATATTCCAGAGAACATAAAAGAACAGTTGATAGTAGAATTGTATTCTAAAGATTAATTTCATGGCGATATTAGCATTTCAAAAACCCGATAAAGTATTGATGTTAGAAGCGGACAACTTCTTCGGTAAGTTCGAGTTTCGTCCGTTGGAACCTGGCTACGGTATTACTGTAGGTAATGCTCTTCGCCGTATTCTCCTTTCTTCACTTGAAGGTTTTGCTATTACTTCTATAAAAATCGATGGTGTTGAGCATGAATTTGCTACAGTACCGGGAGTTATAGAGGATGTAACAAATATAATCTTGAATCTGAAAAAAGTTCGATTTAAACAAATAGTCGAAGAAATAGAGAATGAGAAAGTAAGCATTACTATTTCGGGTTCCGAAGTGTTCAAAGCTGGAGATATAGGTAAGCATTTATCTGGGTTTGAAGTTTTAAATCCTGAATTGGTGGTTTGCCACTTAGATCCAAGTGCGAATCTTCAAATTGAGTTGACAATTAACAAAGGTCGTGGATACGTTCCCGCAGACGAGAACCGTAGTCTTTCCGATGATGTTAATGTAATCGCAATTGACTCTATCTATACTCCGATCCGTAATGTGAAATACTCTATCGAAAACTATCGTGTAGAGCAAAAAACAGATTACGAAAAATTAGTGATAGAAATATCGACTGATGGATCTATACATCCAAAAGATGCACTGAAAGAAGCTGCTAAAATTCTTATCCATCACTTCATGTTGTTTTCTGATGAGAAAATCTTATTGGAGCAAACAGAAACTGATGGAAACGAAGAGTTTGATGAAGAAATACTTCACATGCGCCAATTGTTGAAAAGCAAGTTAGTAGATATGAACCTATCGGTTCGTGCTCTGAACTGTTTGAAATCGGCTGAAGTAGAAACTTTAGGAGAGCTTGTTCAGTTCAATAAAAACGACCTTCTTAAATTCCGTAACTTCGGTAAGAAATCTCTTACAGAGTTAGACGAATTATTAGATAGTCTGAACCTTTCTTTTGGTATGGATATATCCAAATATAAATTAGATAAAGATTAATAAGCGATGAGACATAATAAAAAATTTAATCACTTAGGTCGTACTAATACGCATAGAAACGCAATGTTATCTAACATGTGTGCTTCTTTAATCATGCACAAGCGTATTTTTACTACTGTAGCAAAAGCAAAGGCTTTAAGGAAAGTTATTGAGCCTATCATTACTAAATCAAAGGAAGATACTACTCACTCAAGACGTTTAGTATTCCAAGATCTTCAAAGTAAATCAGCTGTAACAGAATTGTTCCAAAATGTATCTGTAAAAGTTGCAGATCGTCCAGGTGGATATACTCGTATAATCAAAACCGGAAATCGTTTAGGAGACAATGCTTCAATGTGTTTTATTGAGTTAGTAGACTACAATGAAAATATGTTGAAAGAAACTACTAAAGCTGCTGCTAAACCTAAGACACGTCGTTCTAAGAAGAAAGCAGATGATACTGAAGTAGCTGCTGAAGCAGTCAAAGAAACTAAGGCTAAAGCTCCTAAAGCAGCTAAAGCTAAAGTAGAAGACGAAGACAAAAAAACTGAGGAATAATTATATATTACTCTTAAAAAAAGCACTCTCAATATTGGGAGTGCTTTTTTTATGTTATAATGTTAGACTATATATCAGGTCTAATTGACCGAAAAGTTGGATTTGATAA encodes:
- the rplQ gene encoding 50S ribosomal protein L17: MRHNKKFNHLGRTNTHRNAMLSNMCASLIMHKRIFTTVAKAKALRKVIEPIITKSKEDTTHSRRLVFQDLQSKSAVTELFQNVSVKVADRPGGYTRIIKTGNRLGDNASMCFIELVDYNENMLKETTKAAAKPKTRRSKKKADDTEVAAEAVKETKAKAPKAAKAKVEDEDKKTEE
- a CDS encoding DNA-directed RNA polymerase subunit alpha — translated: MAILAFQKPDKVLMLEADNFFGKFEFRPLEPGYGITVGNALRRILLSSLEGFAITSIKIDGVEHEFATVPGVIEDVTNIILNLKKVRFKQIVEEIENEKVSITISGSEVFKAGDIGKHLSGFEVLNPELVVCHLDPSANLQIELTINKGRGYVPADENRSLSDDVNVIAIDSIYTPIRNVKYSIENYRVEQKTDYEKLVIEISTDGSIHPKDALKEAAKILIHHFMLFSDEKILLEQTETDGNEEFDEEILHMRQLLKSKLVDMNLSVRALNCLKSAEVETLGELVQFNKNDLLKFRNFGKKSLTELDELLDSLNLSFGMDISKYKLDKD
- the ykgO gene encoding type B 50S ribosomal protein L36, producing the protein MKVRASLKKRTGDCKIVRRKGRLYVINKKNPKYKQRQG
- the rplF gene encoding 50S ribosomal protein L6, whose translation is MSRIGKLPITIPAGVTVSVDKDNLVTVKGAKGELTQSVNPDIKVSVDADVLTVTRPTDEKEHRALHGLYRSLINNMVIGVSEGYRKELELVGVGYRASNAGQQLDLSLGYTHNIHMLLPKEIIIETKSERNKNPLIILESCDKELIGMVCAKIRSFRKPEPYKGKGIRFVGEVIRRKSGKSAGK
- the rplR gene encoding 50S ribosomal protein L18; protein product: MTTKTDRRNKIKLDVRSKIQGTTERPRLTVFRSNKQIYAQVIDDLTGKTLASASSLKLSEKAPKKEIAAKVGELVAKAAQEAGITSVVFDRNGYLYHGRVKEMADAARKGGLKF
- the rpmD gene encoding 50S ribosomal protein L30 — translated: MATIKIKQVRSRINSPIDQKRTLDALGLRKLNRVVEHPDNPAIRGMIEKVKHLVSIVE
- the secY gene encoding preprotein translocase subunit SecY; the encoded protein is MGFVKTIENIWKIEDLRKRILTTFFFVVIYRFGTHVVLPGVNPADLEALRHSASGGLLGLLDMFSGGAFANASIFALGIMPYISASIVIQLLGIALPYFQKLQKEGESGRNKLNQYTRYLTLVILLFQGPAYLLGALQGAAPGGFWSFLLPSTIILAGGSMFVLWLGERITDKGIGNGISFIILVGIIARLPHALVGEFTSRLSDSAGGLIVFLLEIVFLLFVIAMAILLVQGTRKIPVQYAKRIVGNKQYGGARQYIPLKVNAANVMPIIFAQAIMFIPVAVAGFTTADKSGWFMRSMTDNTSWLYCLIFAFLIIAFTWFYTAVTINPIQMADELKRNNGFIPGIKPGKKTADYIDLIMSRITLPGSLFLALVAILPAFASLIGISKEFSHFFGGTSLLILVGVVLDTLQQIESHLLMRHYDGLLKSGRIKGRSGSIAAY
- the rpsD gene encoding 30S ribosomal protein S4 codes for the protein MARYTGPKSRIARKFGEPIFGPDKVLSRKNYPPGQHGNGRKKKTSEYGIQLREKQKAKYTYGVLEKQFRNLFEKAASARGITGEVLLQFLESRLDNVVFRLGIAPTRAAARQLVSHRHILVEGKIVNIPSYSVKPGQIISVREKSKSLEVIDNALSGFNHSKYPWIEWDNSSKSGKYLHLPERADIPENIKEQLIVELYSKD
- the map gene encoding type I methionyl aminopeptidase, whose protein sequence is MIFLKTEEEIELMRESNRLVGMTLGEVAKHIKPGVTTLHLDKIAEEFIRSHGAIPSFKGYKGAPGTIDFTGSICASVNDVVVHGIPGGYVLKDGDIISVDCGTEKNGFCGDSAYTFCVGEVSEEAKALLRATKESLYKGIEKAIEGNRIGDISEAVQSHCEKLRYSVVRELVGHGIGRKMHEAPEVPNYGRRGTGPLLKKGMCIAIEPMINQGSKNVVFESDGWTVRTKDRKLSAHFEHTVSIREGKADILSTFEFIEAVLGNNGI
- the infA gene encoding translation initiation factor IF-1 yields the protein MAKQASIEQDGVIVEALSNAMFRVELENGHEITAHISGKMRMHYIKILPGDKVRVEMSPYDLTKGRISFRYK
- the rplO gene encoding 50S ribosomal protein L15, whose amino-acid sequence is MNLSNLKPAEGATKTRKRIGRGTGSGLGGTSTRGHKGAKSRSGYSKKIGFEGGQMPIQRRLPKYGFKNINRVEYKAINLNVLQDLADAQKLTKIDIQTLINAGFVSSKHLVKILGNGALTVKLDVEAHSFSKSAEAAIIAVGGTATKLK
- the rpsK gene encoding 30S ribosomal protein S11, which gives rise to MAKKTVAAKKRNVKVDANGQVHVHSSFNNIIISITNSEGQVISWSSAGKMGFRSSKKNTPYAAQMAASDCAKVAYDLGLRKVKVFVKGPGNGRESAIRTIHGAGIEVSEIVDVTPLPHNGCRPPKHRRV
- the rpsE gene encoding 30S ribosomal protein S5; protein product: MAGINNKVKSTNDIELKDRLVAINRVTKVTKGGRTFSFAAIVVVGNEDGIVGWGLGKAGEVTTAIAKGVEAAKKNLIKVPVLKGTIPHEQVARFGGSEVFIKPASPGTGVKAGGAMRAVLESVGVTDVLAKSKGSSNPHNLVKATIEALGELRDAYTVAQNRGVSMEKVFKG
- the rpsM gene encoding 30S ribosomal protein S13 — its product is MAIRIVGVDLPQNKRGEIALTYIYGIGRSNSNKILEQAGVDRNLKVKDWTDEQAGTIRELISSQFKVEGDLRSEVQLNIKRLMDIGCYRGIRHRIGLPLRGQSTKNNARTRKGKKKTVANKKKATK